The Cryptococcus neoformans var. neoformans B-3501A chromosome 7, whole genome shotgun sequence genome window below encodes:
- a CDS encoding hypothetical protein (HMMPfam hit to ABC_membrane, ABC transporter transmembrane region, score: 249.6, E(): 5.3e-72; HMMPfam hit to ABC_tran, ABC transporter, score: 272.2, E(): 8.1e-79) produces the protein MSPLLPTHSGASAPQNEPTLPSPSHSVSTRVGDEEKVRRSEGSEGEDRINLDSNNYEEKGVKEIEEGGDKKQVMAVFDQKSGKELEKPIEEGPFTQPRWRHSLPFAKPKHPPPPPPLSLDDAPVTPEVSANFFNLLFFNWISPMMALGSARPLQDADLWKMDAARGAKPLSEKLLASYAARTKKANEYNARLADPNTPLPLSRRIIYSVLPHREQREKDYREKHGKKHASLVMSLLDVFGWFFMSAGFIKVFGDTCQAVTPLVIRTLINWSTEYQAAKNAGRDLPSRGPGIGAAIGLLLLLICSSLGMHHYFIRSMGTGVLSRAAIISAVYQQALQFTQKSRGQIPNGKLVNHISTDTSRIDFAAGFAHMLWTAPVQMVVIIIILIVQIGYSALPGIAFLLIMTPLQARFMKTLFMFRKKAATWTDKRAKLLQEILGGMRIVKYMAWEKPLLERIHAIRGMELKYIRLLLVFRSGMTAIAMSLPILAAILSFITYSLTSHSLEAAKIFTVITLFNLMRMPLMMWPMTLSSTADALNALGRLEAVFDAELVKEEKKVDPSMDVAIKLENASFTWDSAPIEEDNMMSKLTGKYAKALNGGKPVGPPGKKEKKNKPKKVTVAEEIQAETAAGQPGAGEASAEGQGQENPSAPPGIDEGISEKKEMKIFQLLDINLSIPKGSLTAIVGAIGSGKSSLLQGLMGEMRRITGSVTFSGSTSLCAQTPWIQNATVRENILFGQPWDEERYWAAIRDSSLEADLELLEDGDGTEIGEKGINLSGGQKQRVNIARAIYYNADIIALDDPLSALDAGVGKAVFFNAILNALSGKTRVLVTHALHLLPYVDNIIMMEDGKIGEVGTYQELKERNGAFAKLIKEFGNEELAEEKMENEEEAIENSGPTAIHDRANMMSKGSAHTLMQTEERNVGALKKGTFFDYLKAGKGVVMLPLLLFCITVAQSFYVITSFWLVWWEETKWPQPNGFYMGIYAGLGVGLAISLFLQGFSNALINYFASVNIHHNAISRVMLAPQTFFDTTPLGRIMNRFSKDTDTIDNTLSDAMRMAISTLANIVGSVILLAIIEPYFLIAMAVVSLLYLHNAMFYRRSSREFKRIDSILRSSLYSHFSESLSGVATIRSYGETERFFEDNIHRVDIENRAYYLTIVNQRWLGLRLDFLGSLLSFSVAIIVVCSSSVSASSGGLGLSTIVSVQQAFSWLVRQVAEVENDMVGAERIMHYANELEQESPHQIEGTKPPPSWPSEGIIEFKDVRMRYRPELPDVLKGLTLNVGASEKIGVVGRTGAGKSSIMVALFRMSELSHGFIKIDGVDVSKIGLNDLRSGISIIPQEPLLFSGTLRSNIDPFNTKTDAELYDTLRRSHLIGSSDSSHNSDSQNRFNLDTVIEEEGGNLSVGERSLVSLARALVRNTKVLVLDEATASVDLETDAKIQETIRQEFKDRTLLCIAHRLKTILAYDRILVMSDGQVAEFDTPESLFLSDGIFTEMCSKASITLADIKAAAALRF, from the exons ATGTCGCCATTACTACCGACGCACTCGGGAGCTTCGGCCCCTCAAAATGAACCAACACTTCCTTCGCCGTCCCATAGCGTCTCAACGAGAGtaggcgatgaagagaaagtaAGACGCTCTGAAGGTTCGGAGGGCGAAGATCGAATAAATTTAGACTCAAACAACtatgaggagaagggtgtgAAGGAAatagaagaaggaggggacAAGAAGCAGGTTATGGCTGTTTTTGATCAGAAGAGTGGCAAAGAGCTTGAAAAGCCCATTGAAGAGGGGCCGTTTACGCAACCGCGATG GCGACATTCACTCCCATTCGCTAAGCCAAAGcaccctccaccaccacctccactttctttgGACGACGCCCCTGTCACACCAGAGGTTTCTGCCAACTTCTttaatctcctcttctttaATTGGATCAGCCCTATGATGGCTCTCGGATCAGCTCGACCTTTACAAGATGCTGAtctttggaagatggacgCCGCCCGAGGTGCTAAACCTCTTTCCGAGAAGCTTCTCGCATCCTATGCGGCTCGAACAAAGAAAGCCAATGAATACAATGCTAGGCTTGCTGACCCCAACACGCCATTGCCCTTATCAAGACGGATTATTTACTCTGTTTTGCCTCATCGCGAacaaagagagaaggattaTAGGGAAAAGCACGGAAAGAAACATGCTTCACTCGTCATGTCGCTCCTGGATGTCTTTGGCTGGTTCTTCATGTCGGCAGGTTTCATTAAAGTGTTTGGAGATACATGTCAAGCCGTAACACCATTAGTCATCCGAACACTTATTAATTGGTCTACTGAATACCAGGCCGCCAAGAACGCTGGTCGCGATCTGCCTTCTAGAGGCCCTGGTATTGGTGCTGCTATTGGGTTGCTTCTTTTGCTCATCTGCTCAAGTTTGGGTATGCATCACTACTTCATCA GATCCATGGGTACTGGTGTTCTTTCTCGAGCTGCGATCATCTCCGCAGTGTatcaacaagctcttcaGTTCACCCAGAAGTCTCGAGGGCAGATTCCTAACGGCAAATTGGTCAACCACATCTCAACCGATACCTCTCGAATTGACTTTGCTGCCGGTTTTGCCCATATGCTTTGGACTGCTCCTGTTCAGATGGTTGTCATCATTA TCATTTTGATCGTACAGATTGGGTATTCGGCTCTTCCCGGTATTGCCTTCTTGTTGATCATGactcctcttcaagctcgaTTTATGAAAACTCTTTTCATGTTCCGTAAAAAGGCCGCGACATGGACAGACAAAAG AGCAAAACTCCTTCAGGAAATCCTTGGTGGTATGCGTATCGTCAAGTATATGGCTTGGGAGAAGCCTTTACTCGAACGTATTCATGCCATTCGTGGTATGGAGCTCAAGTACATTCGTTTGCTTCTGGTCTTCCGATCTGGTATGACTGCCATCGCCATGTCCCTTCCTATCCTTGCTgccattctctccttcatcacctACTCGCTTACTTCCCACTCACTCGAGGCTGCCAAAATCTTCACTGTCATCACTCTCTTCAACCTTATGCGAATGCCTCTCATGATGTGGCCTATGACGCTAAGTTCCACAGCTGACGCTCTCAATGCTTTGGGTCGACTGGAAGCTGTATTTGATGCTGAACTagtgaaagaggaaaaaaaggtggaCCCCTCCATGGATGTCGCCATCAAGTTGGAGAATGCTTCATTCACCTGGGATTCTGCGCCTATCGAGGAGGACAATATGATGTCAAAACTCACCGGAAAGTATGCCAAGGCCCTCAATGGCGGTAAGCCTGTAGGACCTCCAGgcaaaaaggagaaaaagaacaagCCTAAGAAGGTGACTGTGGCGGAGGAAATTCAGGCTGAAACTGCTGCTGGTCAACCTGGCGCAGGCGAAGCTAGCGCAGAAGGCCAAGGTCAGGAGAACCCTTCAGCACCCCCCGGCATAGATGAGGGAATCagtgagaagaaggaaatgaaaatCTTCCAGCTTCTTGACATCAACCTCAGCATTCCCAAGGGATCTTTAACAGCCATCGTCGGAGCGATCGGTTCTGGAAAGTCTAGTTTGCTGCAAGGTCTTATGGGAG AAATGAGACGAATTACTGGTTCGGTGACTTTTTCTGGTTCAACTTCTCTTTGTGCGCAAACCCCATGGATTCAAAATGCTACTGTTCGAGAA AACATCCTATTTGGTCAACCATGGGACGAGGAGCGCTATTGGGCGGCAATCCGTGATTCAAGCCTTGAAGCTGACCTTGAACTTCTCGAAGATGGTGACGGCACTGAAATCGGTGAGAAGGGTATCAACCTTTCTGGTGGTCAAAAGCAGCGTGTCAACATTGCGCGAGCCATCTACTACAACGCGGACATCATTGCTTTGGACGATCCGCTTTCTGCCTTAGATGCCGGTGTTGGCAAGgccgtcttcttcaatgcTATCCTCAACGCTCTTTCAGGCAAAACTCGTGTTCTCGTCACTCATGCCCTCCATTTATTGCCTTATGTAGACAACATCATTATGATGGAAGACGGAAAGATCGGTGAGGTCGGTACTTATCAGGAACTGAAGGAACGGAACGGAGCGTTTGCCAAGTTGATCAAAGAATTTGGTAACGAGGAATTggccgaggagaagatggagaatgaggaagaggctaTTGAGAACTCTGGTCCCACTGCCATTCATGACCGAGCCAACATGATGTCTAAGGGCAGTGCTCATACTCTGATGCAGACCGAAGAACGTAATGTTGGTGCCCTCAAAAAAGGCACCTTTTTCGACTATCTTAAGGCCGGTAAGGGTGTCGTTATGTTACCCTTACTTCTCTTTTGTATCACTGTAGCCCAATCTTTCTACGTCATCACCTCATTCTGGTTGGTATGGTGGGAAGAGACCAAATGGCCACAGCCGAACGGATTCTACATGGGTATCTATGCTGGCTTGGGTGTCGGACTTGCTATTTCCCTGTTCTTACAGGGTTTCAGTAACGCTTTGATTAATTACTTCGCCTCAGTCAACATTCACCACAACGCCATCTCCCGTGTCATGCTCGCTCCACAAACCTTCTTTGACACTACTCCTCTTGGTCGTATCATGAACCGATTCAGCAAAGACACCGACACTATCGATAATACTCTTTCCGACGCCATGCGTATGGCTATCTCCACATTGGCCAACATTGTAGGCTCTGttatccttcttgccatcATTGAGCCGTATTTCCTCATCGCTATGGCTGTTGTTTCGCTTTTGTATCTTCACAACGCCATGTTCTACCGGCGCAGTTCACGAGAATTCAAGCGAATTGATTCCATCCTCCGATCTAGTCTCTATTCTCACTTCTCTGAGTCGCTCTCAGGCGTTGCTACCATTCGTTCGTACGGTGAAACAGAGAGGTTCTTTGAAGACAACATTCACCGTGTCGATATAGAGAACCGCGCCTACTACCTTACTATCGTCAACCAGCGATGGCTCGGTCTTCGACTCGATTTCCTAGGATcactcctttccttctctgtTGCTATTATCGTGGTttgctcttcctcggtTTCCGCTTCAAGCGGTGGCCTTGGTCTTTCGACCATCGTCTCTGTTCAACAAGCTTTCTCATGGCTTGTTCGTCAAGTTGCGGAGGTTGAAAATGACATGGTTGGTGCCGAGCGTATAATGCACTACGCCAATGAACTCGAGCAAGAGTCCCCTCACCAAATTGAAGGCACTaaacctccaccttcctGGCCGTCAGAAGGTATTATCGAGTTCAAGGACGTCCGTATGAGGTATCGACCGGAGCTCCCAGACGTCCTCAAGGGCCTTACACTGAATGTGGGCGCTTCTGAAAAGATCGGCGTGGTGGGCAGAACTGGTGCAGGAAAGAGTTCAATCATGGTTGCTCTCTTCCGGATGTCCGAGTTATCCCATGGCTTCATCAAGATCGACGGCGTGGACGTGTCTAAGATCGGTTTAAATGATCTTCGATCTGGCATCTCTATCATTCCTCAAGAACCTCTTCTGTTCAGCGGCACGCTCAGATCCAACATTGATCCTTTCAACACCAAGACTGACGCCGAGCTCTATGACACTCTCCGTCGTTCCCATCTCATTGGATCCTCCGACTCTTCTCACAACTCAGATTCTCAAAACAGGTTTAACCTCGACACCGttattgaagaggagggtggGAATCTTTCTGTTGGTGAACGTTCCCTTGTATCCTTAGCGCGTGCTTTGGTGAGAAACACTAAGGTTCTAGTTTTGGATGAGGCTACAGCAAGTGTGGATTTGGAGACGGATGCGAAGATCCAGGAGACCATCAGACAAGAGTTCAAGGACAGGACGTTGTTGTGTATCGCACACAGGTTGAAGACGATTTTGGCTTATGACAGAATTCTTGTTATGAGTGATGGGCAAGTGGCT GAATTCGATACTCCCGAGAGTCTTTTCTTGAGTGACGGTATCTTCACAGAAATGTGCTCGAAAGCCAGCATCACCTTGGCTGATATCAAG GCTGCAGCTGCTTTGCGCTTTTAA
- a CDS encoding hypothetical protein (Match to EST gb|CF189293.1|CF189293), whose product MFTPLSKGSEHVQDTLWDNSSPRKTRIRPLVSSVLKSNAGSGSGSNTVSHTDHGPSVRPGPSLTGTDNRTDNRNRTGNRKRTGDGEGNHHGKTQGTSLPARSSWLAPVPRSAGRSRQCKAVAAGVDDGDGDGNGDGDGLVVIAGGKGMEGEGEGEGENGSRNGIRRGTTLSPGRRRRRSFSNRGASRTGAGTEMEDEKETLLSLFFQPRRERVEGWMDSFWKRHAVLVIVPCLIVWIWLAVPFPVSDPYKDDPFPEIPSWPKRPKNEDGDGGNSSTMNPGERGEGEEGDGTSLPLDVNFYFFLFW is encoded by the exons atgtTCACCCCTCTCTCAAAAGGCTCAGAGCATGTCCAAGATACATTATGGG ACAACTCGTCCCCGCGTAAAACACGTATCCGCCCGTTGGTATCCAGCGTCCTCAAGTCCAACGCTGGCTCCGGCTCCGGCTCTAATACCGTCTCTCATACAGACCACGGTCCCTCTGTACGTCCTGGGCCGAGTCTCACCGGCACCGATAACCGCACCGACAACCGCAACCGCACCGGCAACCGCAAGCGCACCGGCGATGGGGAGGGGAACCATCATGGTAAAACGCAAGGGACGAGTTTACCCGCCCGCAGCAGCTGGTTGGCGCCTGTCCCTCGGTCTGCGGGTAGGTCTCGTCAATGTAAAGCTGTAGCCGCAGGCGTCGAcgatggcgatggcgatggcaatggcgatggcgatgggTTGGTGGTAATCGCTGGTGGAAAGGGGATGGAgggagagggcgagggagagggagaaaacGGTTCGCGCAATGGGATAAGGAGGGGGACGACACTTTCGCCGGGGAGGAGACGGAGACGGTCATTCTCTAATCGTGGGGCCTCGCGGACCGGGGCGGGCacagagatggaggatgaaaaggaaacTCTGCTCTCGCTATTTTTCCAACCTCGACGAGAAAGAGTAGAAGGCTGGATGGATTCGTTTTGGAAGCGACATGCCGTGCTCGTCATCGTCCCTTGTCTCATC GTTTGGATATGGCTCGCCGTCCCGTTCCCGGTTTCAGACCCGTACAAAGATGATCCCTTTCCCGAGATACCTTCATGGCCGAAACGACCCAAAAATGAggacggagatggaggaaacTCGTCGACGATGAATCCTGGTGAACGaggagagggggaagaaggcgatggGACGAGTTTACCGCTGGATGTGAATTTttatttcttcttgttctggTGA
- a CDS encoding hypothetical protein (Match to ESTs gb|CF192549.1|CF192549, gb|CF188562.1|CF188562; HMMPfam hit to Peptidase_M16, Insulinase (Peptidase family M16), score: 245.6, E(): 8.5e-71; HMMPfam hit to Peptidase_M16_C, Peptidase M16 inactive domain, score: 165.3, E(): 1.3e-46), with translation MPARILSRAIARPPVPRVLKPSLARNLAAVHPVTVAADPVTRTSTLSNGLSVSTETIPGASTATVGLWIDAGSRADAPNASGTAHFLEHLAFKGTRSRSQTQLELEVENLGAHLNAYTSREQTVYYAKAFDKDVPQAVDILSDILQHSKLEESAIERERDVILREQEEVEKQYEEVVFDHLHSVAFQGSALGNTILGPKEHINSISKSDLQSYISKNYTADRMALIGAGSIEHDALVKLAEKHFAALPVSANPIPLGGQSHTPAEFIGSEVRIRDDSMDTINLAIAVEGVGWKSPDYWPMLVMQSIFGNWDRSLGASSLLSSRLSHIISSNNLANSYMSFSTSYSDTGLWGIYLVSENLMNVDDLTHFTLKEWTRMSISPTIAEVERAKSQLKASLLLGLDGTTAIAEDIGRQMITTGKRYTPREIERYVDAVTPAEIQRVAQKYLWDKDIAVAALGRTDGLFDYTRLRADMSSMIL, from the exons ATGCCCGCCCGCATCCTCTCCCGCGCCATCGCCCGCCCCCCCGTGCCCCGCGTTCTCAAGCCG TCGCTCGCGAGGAACCTCGCCGCCGTGCACCCCGTCACCGTCGCCGCCGACCCCGTCACCAGGACGTCCACCCTCTCCAACGGCCTCAGCGTCTCCACAGAGACCATCCCCGGCGCATCCACCGCCACCGTCGGCCTCTGGATCGACGCCGGCTCCCGCGCGGATGCGCCCAACGCCAGTGGCACAGCCCACTTTCTCGAG CACCTCGCCTTCAAGGGCACCAGGTCGCGCTCCCAGACCCAGCTCGAGCTCGAGGTCGAGAACCTCGGCGCCCACCTCAACGCCTACACCTCGCGCGAGCAGACCGTCTACTACGCCAAGGCGTTCGACAAGGACGTCCCCCAGGCGGTCGACATCCTGTCCGACATTCTCCAACACTCCAAGCTCGAAGAGTCGGCGATTGAGCGGGAGCGCGACGTGATTCTGAGGGAGCAGGAAGAGGTCGAGAAGCAGTATGAAGAGGTCGTCTTTGACCACCTGCACTCTGTCGCCTTCCAGG GCTCCGCGCTCGGAAACACCATCCTCGGCCCCAAGGAACACATCAACTCGATTTCCAAGTCTGACCTCCAGTCCTACATTTCCAAAAACTACACCGCCGACCGGATGGCCCTCATCGGCGCCGGCTCCATCGAGCACGACGCCCTCGTCAAGCTCGCCGAAAAGCACTTTGCCGCCCTCCCCGTGTCCGCCAACCCCATCCCCCTCGGCGGCCAGTCCCACACCCCCGCCGAGTTTATCGGCTCCGAAGTCCGCATCCGCGACGACTCGATGGACACCATCAACctcgccatcgccgtcgAGGGTGTCGGATGGAAGTCGCCCGACTACTGGCCCATGCTCGTCATGCAGAGCATCTTTGGTAACTGGGACAGGTCGCTGGGCGCGAGCTCCCTCTTGAGCAGCAGGTTGTCCCACATCATCTCCAGCAACAACCTTGCCAACTCGTACATGTCCTTCTCCACTTCCTACTCTGACACCGGTCTCTGGGGTATCTACCTTGTTTCTGAAAA CCTCATGAACGTTGACGACCTGACCCACTTTACGCTCAAAGAATGGACCCGGATGTCTATAAGTCCCACCATCGCCGAGGTCGAGCGCGCAAAGTCCCAGCTCAAGGCTTCCCTCCTGCTCGGTCTTGACGGTACCACCGCCATCGCCGAGGAC ATTGGCCGACAAATGATCACCACCGGCAAGCGATACACCCCCCGAGAAATCGAGCGATACGTCGATGCCGTCACCCCCGCCGAGATTCAGCGTGTGGCCCAAAAGTACCTCTGGGACAAGGACATTGCCGTCGCGGCTCTCGGTCGAACTGACGGTCTTTTCGACTATACTCGTCTCCGTGCCG ACATGTCCTCCATGATCCTCTAA
- a CDS encoding hypothetical protein (HMMPfam hit to Yip1, Yip1 domain, score: 163.0, E(): 6.3e-46), producing the protein MSGIFAQPYADSDHLQFYAGQPYDARHAAPYAGAGNMGSMNMASGSMLSGPGMLSAGRWWEAFGTGGFDGEPSLMEELGINPSHILQKSLAVLNPASRVDSHIMDDADLAGPFVFCFAFAFFLLLSGKPQFSYIYGVGLLGTTAIYLLLNLMSETGIDAYRTASVLGYCLLPMVGLGGIGMGVGIDRPLGYLLSTISIAWCTHSASAIFVAVLRMDRQRLLVAYPIGLLYGCFALLSIFNVNK; encoded by the exons ATGTCCGGCATATTCGCACAGCCGTACGCAGACAGCGACCACCTCCAGTTCTACGCCGGCCAGCCGTACGACGCACGCCACGCCGCTCCCTACGCCGGCGCCGGCAACATGGGCAGCATGAACATGGCGTCCGGCAGCATGCTCTCTGGCCCCGGCATGCTCTCGGCCGGACGCTGGTGGGAGGCATTCGGCACAGGCGGCTTTGACGGCGAGCCGAGTCTGATGGAGG AACTCGGCATCAACCCGTCCCATATCCTCCAGAAATCCCTCGCTGTCCTCAACCCTGCCTCCAGAGTCGACTCGCATATCATGGACGACGCAGACCTCGCCGGCCCGTTTGTATTCTGCTTTGCATTcgcattcttccttttgctc TCCGGGAAACCCCAGTTCTCGTACATCTACGGCGTCGGCCTCCTCGGCACCACCGCCATCTACCTCTTGCTCAACCTCATGTCCGAGACAGGCATCGACGCCTACCGCACCGCCTCCGTCCTCGGCTACTGCCTCCTGCCCATGGTCGGCCTCGGCGGCATCGGGATGGGTGTCGGCATCGACCGTCCGCTGGGCtacctcctctccaccatcagCATCGCCTGGTGCACCCACTCGGCCAGCGccatcttcgtcgccgTGCTGCGAATGGACCGCCAGAGACTACTCGTCGCGTACCCCATCGGCTTGTTGTATGGTTGTTTCGCGCTGTTGAGTATATTTAATGTAAACAAGTAG